A genomic segment from Oncorhynchus clarkii lewisi isolate Uvic-CL-2024 chromosome 12, UVic_Ocla_1.0, whole genome shotgun sequence encodes:
- the LOC139422882 gene encoding cryptochrome circadian regulator 5 isoform X1, giving the protein MAHTCIHWFRKGLRLHDNPALVAALRDCKEIYPLFVLDPCAPNNVKIGINRWKFLIGALKDLDCSLRKLNSRLFVVRGKPEEVFPKLFQKWKVTRLTYEYDTEPFSLRRDKEVVRLAEEHGVEIIYKVSHTLYNIDRIIEENNGKAPLTYNRLQTLVSSIGPPKRPIPAPTSDDMKDVKTPCSEKHEENYGISTLEKLYQDPESLTEELFPGGEQEALLRLDQHMEKKEWVCGFEKPQTSPNSLSPSTTVLSPYMTFGCLSVRTFWWSLTDVYQGKKHSKPPVSLHGQLLWREFFYTAGLGIPNFDKMEGNPVCTQVDWDSNPEYLAAWAEARTGFPFIDAIMTQLRQEGWIHHLARHAVACFLTRGDLWISWEEGQKVFEELLLDGDWSLNAGNWQWLSASTFFHQFFRVYSPIVFGKKTDKNGDYIKKYLPHLKKYPAQYIYEPWKAPRSIQEAAGCIVGKDYPRPIVEHEVISKKNIQRMKAAYAKRSPHSSDESPSKEKGLFPLGTAIGSASPNLNHSIG; this is encoded by the exons ATGGCTCATACTTGCATTCACTGGTTCCGCAAGGGGCTCCGACTGCACGACAATCCAGCACTTGTGGCTGCATTGCGGGACTGCAAGGAGATCTACCCTTTGTTTGTTCTGGACCCCTGTGCCCCCAACAACGTCAAAATTGGCATCAACCGATGGAAGTTCCTCATAGGAGCCCTTAAAGACTTGGATTGCAGCCTGAGGAAACTCAATTCTAG GCTGTTTGTGGTGAGAGGTAAGCCAGAGGAGGTCTTTCCTAAGCTGTTCCAGAAGTGGAAGGTGACGCGGTTGACATATGAGTATGACACAGAGCCCTTCAGCCTCCGCCGGGACAAGGAGGTGGTCCGGTTAGCTGAAGAGCACGGAGTAGAAATCATCTACAAAGTCTCCCACACACTCTACAACATAGACAG GATAATTGAAGAGAACAACGGGAAGGCTCCCCTGACCTACAATCGGCTGCAGACCCTTGTCAGTAGTATCGGTCCCCCCAAAAGGCCTATCCCCGCTCCAACCAGTGATGACATGAAGG ATGTAAAGACTCCGTGCTCAGAGAAACATGAGGAAAACTATGGCATCTCCACGTTAGAGAAGTTGTATCAGGATCCAGAGTCTTTGACTGAGGAGCTGTTCCCCGGTGGAGAGCAAGAGGCTCTGCTGAGACTGGACCAACACATGGAGAAAAAG GAATGGGTGTGTGGCTTTGAGAAACCACAGACGTCCCCAAACTCCTTGAGCCCCAGCACCACCGTCCTCAGCCCTTATATGACATTTGGCTGCCTGTCAGTACGCACCTTCTGGTGGAGTCTAACCGACGTCTACCAAGGG AAGAAGCACTCCAAGCCTCCCGTCTCGCTGCATGGCCAGCTGCTGTGGAGAGAGTTCTTCTACACAGCCGGCCTGGGCATCCCCAACTTTGACAAGATGGAGGGAAACCCGGTGTGTACACAGGTGGACTGGGACAGCAACCCCGAGTATCTGGCTGCATGGGCAGAG GCTAGGACTGGTTTCCCCTTCATCGATGCCATCATGACCCAGCTGAGGCAAGAGGGCTGGATCCACCACCTGGCCCGGCACGCCGTGGCCTGCTTCCTGACCAGAGGAGACCTGTGGATCAGCTGGGAGGAGGGCCAGAAG GTATTTGAGGAACTCTTATTGGATGGAGACTGGTCCCTGAATGCTGGGAACTGGCAGTGGCTCTCTGCTAGTACTTTCTTTCACCAGTTCTTCAGGGTCTACTCGCCCATCGTCTTTGGGAAGAAAACTGACAAAAACGGAGACTACATCAA GAAATACCTGCCCCACTTGAAGAAGTACCCAGCTCAGTACATCTACGAACCGTGGAAGGCTCCCCGCAGCATCCAGGAGGCAGCAGGGTGCATCGTAGGTAAGGACTACCCGCGGCCCATAGTGGAGCACGAGGTGATCAGCAAGAAGAACATCCAGAGGATGAAGGCAGCCTACGCAAAGAGATCCCCACATTCCAGTGATGAGTCACCCAGCAAGGAGAAAGGTttgtttcccctaggtacagctataggatcagcttcccctaaccttaaccatagtATAGGATAA
- the LOC139422882 gene encoding cryptochrome circadian regulator 5 isoform X2, with the protein MAHTCIHWFRKGLRLHDNPALVAALRDCKEIYPLFVLDPCAPNNVKIGINRWKFLIGALKDLDCSLRKLNSRLFVVRGKPEEVFPKLFQKWKVTRLTYEYDTEPFSLRRDKEVVRLAEEHGVEIIYKVSHTLYNIDRIIEENNGKAPLTYNRLQTLVSSIGPPKRPIPAPTSDDMKDVKTPCSEKHEENYGISTLEKLYQDPESLTEELFPGGEQEALLRLDQHMEKKEWVCGFEKPQTSPNSLSPSTTVLSPYMTFGCLSVRTFWWSLTDVYQGKKHSKPPVSLHGQLLWREFFYTAGLGIPNFDKMEGNPVCTQVDWDSNPEYLAAWAEARTGFPFIDAIMTQLRQEGWIHHLARHAVACFLTRGDLWISWEEGQKVFEELLLDGDWSLNAGNWQWLSASTFFHQFFRVYSPIVFGKKTDKNGDYIKKYLPHLKKYPAQYIYEPWKAPRSIQEAAGCIVGKDYPRPIVEHEVISKKNIQRMKAAYAKRSPHSSDESPSKEKGKKRKAPSVLDMLIKKKK; encoded by the exons ATGGCTCATACTTGCATTCACTGGTTCCGCAAGGGGCTCCGACTGCACGACAATCCAGCACTTGTGGCTGCATTGCGGGACTGCAAGGAGATCTACCCTTTGTTTGTTCTGGACCCCTGTGCCCCCAACAACGTCAAAATTGGCATCAACCGATGGAAGTTCCTCATAGGAGCCCTTAAAGACTTGGATTGCAGCCTGAGGAAACTCAATTCTAG GCTGTTTGTGGTGAGAGGTAAGCCAGAGGAGGTCTTTCCTAAGCTGTTCCAGAAGTGGAAGGTGACGCGGTTGACATATGAGTATGACACAGAGCCCTTCAGCCTCCGCCGGGACAAGGAGGTGGTCCGGTTAGCTGAAGAGCACGGAGTAGAAATCATCTACAAAGTCTCCCACACACTCTACAACATAGACAG GATAATTGAAGAGAACAACGGGAAGGCTCCCCTGACCTACAATCGGCTGCAGACCCTTGTCAGTAGTATCGGTCCCCCCAAAAGGCCTATCCCCGCTCCAACCAGTGATGACATGAAGG ATGTAAAGACTCCGTGCTCAGAGAAACATGAGGAAAACTATGGCATCTCCACGTTAGAGAAGTTGTATCAGGATCCAGAGTCTTTGACTGAGGAGCTGTTCCCCGGTGGAGAGCAAGAGGCTCTGCTGAGACTGGACCAACACATGGAGAAAAAG GAATGGGTGTGTGGCTTTGAGAAACCACAGACGTCCCCAAACTCCTTGAGCCCCAGCACCACCGTCCTCAGCCCTTATATGACATTTGGCTGCCTGTCAGTACGCACCTTCTGGTGGAGTCTAACCGACGTCTACCAAGGG AAGAAGCACTCCAAGCCTCCCGTCTCGCTGCATGGCCAGCTGCTGTGGAGAGAGTTCTTCTACACAGCCGGCCTGGGCATCCCCAACTTTGACAAGATGGAGGGAAACCCGGTGTGTACACAGGTGGACTGGGACAGCAACCCCGAGTATCTGGCTGCATGGGCAGAG GCTAGGACTGGTTTCCCCTTCATCGATGCCATCATGACCCAGCTGAGGCAAGAGGGCTGGATCCACCACCTGGCCCGGCACGCCGTGGCCTGCTTCCTGACCAGAGGAGACCTGTGGATCAGCTGGGAGGAGGGCCAGAAG GTATTTGAGGAACTCTTATTGGATGGAGACTGGTCCCTGAATGCTGGGAACTGGCAGTGGCTCTCTGCTAGTACTTTCTTTCACCAGTTCTTCAGGGTCTACTCGCCCATCGTCTTTGGGAAGAAAACTGACAAAAACGGAGACTACATCAA GAAATACCTGCCCCACTTGAAGAAGTACCCAGCTCAGTACATCTACGAACCGTGGAAGGCTCCCCGCAGCATCCAGGAGGCAGCAGGGTGCATCGTAGGTAAGGACTACCCGCGGCCCATAGTGGAGCACGAGGTGATCAGCAAGAAGAACATCCAGAGGATGAAGGCAGCCTACGCAAAGAGATCCCCACATTCCAGTGATGAGTCACCCAGCAAGGAGAAAG GTAAAAAACGCAAAGCGCCATCTGTATTGGATATGCTGATAAAGAAGAAGAAATGA
- the LOC139422884 gene encoding BTB/POZ domain-containing adapter for CUL3-mediated RhoA degradation protein 3 isoform X2 — protein sequence MEEMSGVSAVSSALPAATTRTTSFKGSCPSSKYVKLNVGGALYYTTMQTLTKQDTMLKAMFSGRMEVLTDSEGWILIDRCGKHFGTILNYLRDGAVPLPEIRREVEELLAEAKYYLVQGLADECHAALQNKDMYEPFCKVPLVTSSKEEQRLISTSNKPTVKLLYNRSNNKYSYTSNSDDNMLKNIELFDKLSLRFNGRVLFIKDVIGDEICCWSFYGQGRKIAEVCCTSIVYATEKKQTKVEFPEARIYEETLNILLYESQDGRGPDNALLEATGGAAGRSHHLDEDEERELIERVRRIHIKRPDDRTHHHQ from the exons ATG GAAGAGATGTCAGGAGTAAGTGCGGTGAGCTCGGCGTTGCCTGCGGCTACAACCCGTACCACCTCATTCAAGGGCTCCTGCCCCAGCTCGAAGTATGTGAAGCTGAACGTGGGCGGGGCGCTCTACTACACCACCATGCAGACACTCACCAAGCAGGACACCATGCTCAAGGCCATGTTCAGCGGTAGGATGGAGGTTCTCACAGACAGCGAAG GCTGGATCCTTATTGACAGGTGTGGGAAGCACTTTGGGACCATTCTGAACTACCTGCGTGATGGTGCTGTACCTCTGCCTGAGATccggagagaggtggaagagctCCTGGCAGAGGCCAAATATTACCTGGTGCAGGGGTTAGCTGATGAGTGCCATGCTGCCTTACAG AACAAAGATATGTATGAGCCCTTCTGTAAAGTGCCCTTGGTCACTTCATCAAAGGAAGAACAGAGACTCATATCTACCTCCAACAAG CCCACAGTCAAGCTGTTATACAACAGGAGCAACAACAAGTACTCTTACACCAG CAACTCCGATGACAACATGCTGAAAAACATAGAGCTGTTTGACAAGCTCTCTCTGCGGTTCAACGGCCGTGTGCTCTTCATCAAGGACGTGATCGGGGATGAGATCTGCTGCTGGTCGTTCTATGGGCAGGGCCGTAAGATCGCTGAGGTGTGCTGTACCTCCATAGTCTACGCCACAGAGAAGAAGCAAACCAAG GTGGAGTTCCCAGAGGCTCGTATCTATGAGGAGACACTCAACATCCTGCTGTATGAGTCTCAGGACGGGCGTGGTCCAGACAACGCTCTACTGGAGGCTACAGGGGGCGCTGCAGGCCGATCCCATCACCTGGATGAGGACGAGGAACGGGAACTCATCGAGAGGGTGCGACGCATTCACATCAAACGCCCTGATGACCGCACCCACCACCACCAGTAA
- the LOC139422884 gene encoding BTB/POZ domain-containing adapter for CUL3-mediated RhoA degradation protein 3 isoform X1, with the protein MFLVCLEEMSGVSAVSSALPAATTRTTSFKGSCPSSKYVKLNVGGALYYTTMQTLTKQDTMLKAMFSGRMEVLTDSEGWILIDRCGKHFGTILNYLRDGAVPLPEIRREVEELLAEAKYYLVQGLADECHAALQNKDMYEPFCKVPLVTSSKEEQRLISTSNKPTVKLLYNRSNNKYSYTSNSDDNMLKNIELFDKLSLRFNGRVLFIKDVIGDEICCWSFYGQGRKIAEVCCTSIVYATEKKQTKVEFPEARIYEETLNILLYESQDGRGPDNALLEATGGAAGRSHHLDEDEERELIERVRRIHIKRPDDRTHHHQ; encoded by the exons ATGTTCCTGGTGTGCCTT GAAGAGATGTCAGGAGTAAGTGCGGTGAGCTCGGCGTTGCCTGCGGCTACAACCCGTACCACCTCATTCAAGGGCTCCTGCCCCAGCTCGAAGTATGTGAAGCTGAACGTGGGCGGGGCGCTCTACTACACCACCATGCAGACACTCACCAAGCAGGACACCATGCTCAAGGCCATGTTCAGCGGTAGGATGGAGGTTCTCACAGACAGCGAAG GCTGGATCCTTATTGACAGGTGTGGGAAGCACTTTGGGACCATTCTGAACTACCTGCGTGATGGTGCTGTACCTCTGCCTGAGATccggagagaggtggaagagctCCTGGCAGAGGCCAAATATTACCTGGTGCAGGGGTTAGCTGATGAGTGCCATGCTGCCTTACAG AACAAAGATATGTATGAGCCCTTCTGTAAAGTGCCCTTGGTCACTTCATCAAAGGAAGAACAGAGACTCATATCTACCTCCAACAAG CCCACAGTCAAGCTGTTATACAACAGGAGCAACAACAAGTACTCTTACACCAG CAACTCCGATGACAACATGCTGAAAAACATAGAGCTGTTTGACAAGCTCTCTCTGCGGTTCAACGGCCGTGTGCTCTTCATCAAGGACGTGATCGGGGATGAGATCTGCTGCTGGTCGTTCTATGGGCAGGGCCGTAAGATCGCTGAGGTGTGCTGTACCTCCATAGTCTACGCCACAGAGAAGAAGCAAACCAAG GTGGAGTTCCCAGAGGCTCGTATCTATGAGGAGACACTCAACATCCTGCTGTATGAGTCTCAGGACGGGCGTGGTCCAGACAACGCTCTACTGGAGGCTACAGGGGGCGCTGCAGGCCGATCCCATCACCTGGATGAGGACGAGGAACGGGAACTCATCGAGAGGGTGCGACGCATTCACATCAAACGCCCTGATGACCGCACCCACCACCACCAGTAA